In one Hymenobacter sp. DG25B genomic region, the following are encoded:
- a CDS encoding glycosyltransferase family 2 protein gives MVNAPSTALASPQAPAAPEDAPQAFVTLSVVTWNSAECIEACLRSVLTQTHRNFELWVVDNASADDTCALVAALAETDKRIKLHRLNHNTGFCGGHNYSLNRTTSEAVLLVNPDTELDPDYLEHALAALHKDERIGVVCGLLLQSREPDARIDSAGMLALPDGRFALRLHGIRQSQAGPLTPQYVDGADGALPLYRRRYIDDLRVEGEFFDPRFFAHKEDWDIAWRGQLLGWRTWFEPACRALHPRQFQPTNLRVRLRMSRRVRANAVRNQWIMLIKNTPKAQIWHMVVRALPRQLAILAYLLVAERTSLSALRYVWQHRKEILASRRLIQSRARAGWSPVATA, from the coding sequence ATGGTTAATGCCCCTTCCACCGCCCTTGCCTCCCCCCAGGCGCCTGCTGCCCCAGAGGATGCACCCCAGGCCTTTGTTACGCTTTCCGTTGTAACCTGGAACAGTGCCGAGTGCATTGAAGCCTGCCTGCGCTCTGTGCTGACACAAACCCACCGCAACTTTGAGCTCTGGGTAGTAGACAATGCCTCTGCTGATGATACCTGCGCGCTGGTGGCCGCGCTGGCCGAAACCGATAAACGCATTAAGCTGCACCGCCTAAACCACAATACCGGCTTTTGCGGGGGCCATAACTACTCCCTAAACCGCACCACCTCCGAGGCCGTGCTGCTGGTAAACCCCGATACGGAGCTGGACCCGGATTACCTGGAGCACGCCCTGGCAGCCTTACATAAGGATGAGCGAATTGGCGTAGTATGTGGCCTGCTGCTGCAAAGCCGGGAACCAGACGCCCGTATTGACAGTGCCGGCATGCTGGCCCTGCCCGATGGCCGCTTTGCCCTGCGCCTGCACGGCATCCGCCAGAGCCAGGCCGGCCCGCTGACCCCGCAGTACGTAGATGGCGCCGATGGCGCCCTGCCGTTATACCGGCGGCGCTATATTGACGATTTGCGGGTGGAAGGCGAGTTCTTTGACCCTCGTTTTTTTGCGCATAAAGAAGACTGGGATATAGCCTGGCGAGGGCAGCTGTTGGGCTGGCGCACCTGGTTTGAGCCGGCCTGCCGGGCTTTGCACCCGCGCCAGTTTCAGCCCACCAACCTGCGCGTGCGCCTGCGCATGAGCCGCAGGGTACGCGCCAATGCCGTACGAAACCAGTGGATTATGCTCATCAAAAATACCCCCAAAGCCCAGATATGGCATATGGTGGTCCGGGCATTGCCCCGGCAGCTGGCCATTCTGGCTTATTTGCTGGTGGCCGAACGTACTTCCTTAAGCGCCCTGCGCTACGTGTGGCAGCACCGCAAGGAAATTCTTGCTTCACGCCGGCTTATCCAAAGCCGTGCCCGGGCGGGGTGGTCGCCGGTTGCTACTGCTTAA
- a CDS encoding NAD-dependent epimerase/dehydratase family protein: MNRILITGNMGYVGPGVVRQLRQRFPQAELIGYDTGFFAHCLTGASRLPETRLNRQIFGDVRRFPADLLQGVDAVVHLSAISNDPMGKAFEEVTLAVNYRAGIEIARQAKAAGVRAFVFASSCSMYGAGGEGAKTEASTLNPLTAYARSKVLSEQDLAPLADDTFRVTCLRFATACGWSDRLRLDLVLNDFVAGAVAGGRISILSDGTPWRPLIHVLDMARAIEWAVQRPAVLGGAFLAINAGSDEWNYQVRELAQAVAHALPGTTVELNADAPPDKRSYRVDFSLFRALAPEHQPRHQLADTIAELRDGLLAMNFRDPEFRSSRLMRLRVLTELRESQQLTDTLYWAPAAVAAPVPAEVV, encoded by the coding sequence ATGAATCGAATTCTCATCACCGGAAATATGGGTTATGTGGGGCCGGGCGTCGTGCGCCAGCTGCGGCAGCGCTTTCCCCAGGCCGAGCTCATTGGCTACGATACCGGCTTCTTCGCTCATTGCCTCACGGGCGCCTCCCGCCTGCCCGAAACTCGCCTCAACCGGCAAATTTTTGGCGACGTGCGCCGGTTTCCGGCCGATCTGCTGCAGGGCGTGGATGCCGTGGTACACCTCTCGGCCATTTCCAACGACCCTATGGGCAAAGCCTTTGAGGAAGTAACGCTGGCAGTAAACTACCGCGCCGGCATCGAAATTGCCCGCCAGGCGAAGGCCGCCGGTGTGCGCGCTTTTGTGTTTGCCAGCAGCTGTAGTATGTATGGCGCCGGGGGCGAGGGGGCCAAAACCGAAGCCTCCACGCTCAACCCGCTAACCGCCTACGCCCGCTCCAAAGTGCTCAGCGAGCAGGACCTGGCCCCGCTGGCCGATGACACCTTCCGGGTAACCTGCCTGCGCTTTGCCACCGCCTGCGGCTGGAGCGACCGGCTCCGGCTGGACCTGGTGCTCAACGATTTTGTGGCCGGCGCCGTGGCCGGTGGCCGCATCAGTATTCTGAGCGACGGCACCCCCTGGCGCCCCCTAATTCATGTGCTGGATATGGCCCGCGCCATTGAGTGGGCCGTGCAGCGCCCGGCCGTGCTGGGCGGCGCCTTCCTGGCCATCAATGCCGGCTCCGACGAGTGGAACTACCAGGTGCGCGAGCTGGCCCAGGCGGTGGCCCACGCCCTGCCCGGCACCACCGTAGAGCTCAACGCCGATGCCCCCCCGGACAAACGTTCCTACCGCGTCGATTTCAGCCTGTTCCGCGCCCTGGCCCCCGAGCACCAGCCCCGGCATCAGCTGGCCGATACCATTGCCGAGCTGCGCGACGGCCTGCTCGCCATGAACTTCCGCGACCCCGAATTCCGCTCCTCGCGCCTCATGCGCCTGCGTGTGCTCACAGAGCTGCGCGAAAGCCAGCAGCTAACCGATACGCTGTATTGGGCTCCGGCCGCGGTGGCTGCGCCTGTGCCCGCCGAGGTAGTCTAG
- the rfbF gene encoding glucose-1-phosphate cytidylyltransferase, translated as MKAVILAGGYGTRISEESGIRPKPMVEVGGRPILWHIMKIYAHHGIRDFVICCGYKGHMIKQYFADYFLRNSDVTFRMDRNEMQVHRNHAEPWTVTLVDTGEKTMTGGRLRRVREHLNPNEPFCMTYGDGVGDVDIRAAVRFHREQGTLATLTAVRQPGRFGVFNLSEGEGTVGSFTEKPEGEATPWINGGFFVLEPAVLDYIDSDDTVWEKDPLERLAASGQLSAYRHQGFWQPMDTLRDRNLLDELWTKGEARWKVWNDAPEPATPDPVLAEILAAPVQAPQGERVASPTIIPVD; from the coding sequence ATGAAAGCAGTGATATTAGCCGGGGGCTACGGTACCCGCATCAGCGAAGAAAGCGGCATTCGTCCCAAGCCCATGGTAGAAGTGGGAGGGCGGCCCATTCTGTGGCACATCATGAAAATTTATGCCCACCACGGCATCCGCGACTTTGTAATCTGCTGTGGCTATAAGGGGCACATGATCAAGCAATACTTCGCTGATTATTTCCTGCGCAACTCAGACGTTACCTTCCGCATGGACCGCAACGAAATGCAGGTACACCGCAACCACGCCGAGCCCTGGACCGTGACGCTGGTAGATACCGGCGAGAAGACCATGACCGGCGGCCGCCTGCGCCGCGTGCGCGAGCACCTCAACCCCAACGAGCCCTTCTGCATGACCTACGGCGACGGGGTGGGGGATGTGGACATTAGGGCAGCCGTGCGCTTTCACCGGGAGCAGGGCACGCTGGCCACGCTCACGGCCGTGCGCCAGCCCGGCCGCTTCGGGGTGTTTAACTTAAGTGAAGGCGAAGGCACCGTGGGCAGCTTCACCGAAAAGCCTGAAGGCGAAGCCACGCCTTGGATAAACGGCGGCTTCTTTGTCCTGGAGCCCGCAGTGCTGGACTATATTGACAGCGACGATACCGTGTGGGAAAAAGACCCGCTGGAGCGGTTGGCGGCCAGCGGCCAGCTCTCGGCTTATCGCCACCAAGGCTTCTGGCAGCCCATGGATACCCTCCGCGACCGGAACCTGCTGGATGAGCTCTGGACTAAAGGGGAGGCCCGCTGGAAAGTATGGAACGATGCTCCCGAGCCCGCCACGCCCGACCCCGTACTGGCCGAAATTCTGGCCGCACCGGTGCAGGCCCCGCAGGGCGAGCGGGTAGCCAGCCCCACTATTATACCCGTGGACTGA
- the gmd gene encoding GDP-mannose 4,6-dehydratase — MKRALITGITGQDGAYLAELLLEKGYEVHGIKRRTSLFNTDRIDHLYQDPHETDIRFKLHYGDLTDSTNLIRIIQEVQPDEIYNLGAMSHVKVSFDTPEYTADVDGLGTLRVLEAVRILGLTQKTRIYQASTSELYGLVQQVPQSETTPFYPRSPYAVAKLYGYWITVNYREAYGMFACNGILFNHESPLRGETFVTRKITRGVARIALGLQPKIYLGNLDAKRDWGHAKDYVEAMWRILQQDTPEDFVIATGVTTTVREFVRLAFAELGIEVAFHGEGEQETGFVVQCTNPDYQLLPGQEVVAIDPAYFRPTEVELLIGDATRARTRLGWTPQYDLPALVSDMVQADVLLFRRDAVLLEAGHRILNYYE, encoded by the coding sequence ACTTCCCTATTCAATACGGATCGAATAGACCACTTATACCAGGACCCGCACGAAACCGACATCCGCTTCAAACTCCATTACGGCGACCTGACGGACTCCACCAACCTGATCCGCATTATTCAGGAAGTGCAGCCCGATGAGATTTACAACCTCGGGGCCATGTCGCACGTGAAGGTGTCCTTTGATACCCCGGAGTATACCGCCGATGTGGATGGGCTGGGCACGCTCCGCGTACTGGAGGCGGTGCGCATACTGGGCCTCACGCAGAAAACGCGCATCTATCAGGCCTCTACTTCGGAGTTGTACGGGCTGGTGCAGCAGGTGCCGCAAAGTGAAACCACGCCCTTCTACCCCCGCTCGCCCTACGCCGTGGCCAAGCTTTACGGCTACTGGATTACGGTGAACTACCGCGAGGCTTATGGCATGTTTGCCTGCAACGGCATCCTGTTCAACCATGAGTCGCCGCTGCGGGGCGAGACGTTTGTGACGCGCAAAATTACCCGCGGCGTGGCCCGCATTGCCCTGGGCCTGCAGCCCAAAATCTACCTGGGCAACCTGGACGCCAAGCGCGACTGGGGCCACGCCAAAGACTACGTGGAAGCCATGTGGCGCATTCTGCAGCAGGACACGCCCGAGGACTTTGTGATTGCCACCGGCGTAACCACCACCGTGCGCGAGTTTGTGCGCCTGGCTTTTGCCGAGCTGGGCATTGAGGTAGCTTTTCACGGCGAAGGCGAGCAGGAAACCGGCTTTGTGGTGCAGTGCACTAATCCCGACTACCAGCTGCTGCCCGGCCAGGAAGTAGTAGCCATCGACCCCGCCTATTTCCGCCCCACGGAGGTAGAGCTCCTCATTGGCGATGCCACCCGGGCCCGCACCCGCCTGGGCTGGACGCCCCAATACGACCTGCCCGCCCTGGTGAGCGACATGGTGCAGGCCGATGTGCTGCTGTTCCGCCGCGATGCCGTGCTGCTGGAGGCCGGCCACCGCATCCTCAATTATTACGAATAA
- a CDS encoding GDP-L-fucose synthase family protein: MEKNAKIYVAGHRGMVGAAVVRLLRQEGYTNLLLRTSQELDLRNQAAVEEFFAREQPDYVWLAAAKVGGIHANNTYRADFIYDNLLIEANVIHASYRQGVGKLLYLGSSCIYPKMAPQPIKEEYLLTGPLEATNEPYAIAKIAGLKLCEAYRAQYGCRFITVMPTNLYGPHDNYDPENSHVAAALIRKFSEAAAARLPSVEVWGTGTPRREFLHVDDLASACLHLMQHYDGAEPVNIGTGEDLSIRELAELIAELSGFRGDIIFNPSRPDGTPRKLLDVSRLHALGWHHRIGLREGLKKVLATADWKPAAQQPAPAMT; encoded by the coding sequence ATGGAAAAAAACGCTAAGATTTATGTGGCCGGTCACCGCGGTATGGTAGGCGCGGCGGTGGTGCGCCTGTTACGGCAGGAAGGCTATACCAACCTGCTGCTGCGCACCTCCCAGGAGCTGGACCTGCGCAACCAGGCCGCCGTGGAGGAGTTCTTCGCCCGGGAGCAGCCCGACTATGTGTGGCTGGCTGCGGCCAAAGTGGGCGGCATTCACGCCAACAACACCTACCGCGCCGATTTTATCTATGATAATCTGCTGATTGAGGCCAACGTTATTCATGCCAGCTACCGGCAGGGCGTGGGCAAGCTGCTGTACCTGGGTTCTTCCTGCATTTATCCCAAAATGGCGCCGCAGCCTATCAAGGAAGAGTATTTGCTCACGGGCCCGCTGGAAGCTACCAACGAGCCTTATGCCATTGCCAAAATAGCCGGCCTCAAGCTCTGCGAGGCCTACCGCGCCCAGTATGGTTGCCGGTTTATAACGGTGATGCCCACCAACCTCTATGGCCCCCACGATAACTACGACCCCGAAAACTCTCACGTAGCCGCCGCCCTGATCCGCAAGTTCAGTGAGGCCGCGGCCGCCCGGCTGCCCAGCGTAGAAGTTTGGGGCACCGGCACGCCGCGCCGCGAGTTTCTGCACGTGGATGACCTGGCCAGCGCCTGCCTGCACCTGATGCAGCACTACGATGGCGCCGAGCCCGTGAACATCGGTACCGGCGAGGACCTCAGCATCCGGGAGCTGGCCGAGCTGATTGCGGAGCTGAGCGGCTTCCGCGGCGACATCATCTTTAACCCCTCCCGCCCCGATGGCACCCCGCGTAAGCTGCTGGATGTAAGCCGCCTGCACGCCCTGGGCTGGCACCACCGCATCGGGCTCCGAGAGGGATTAAAAAAGGTGCTGGCCACCGCCGACTGGAAACCGGCCGCGCAGCAGCCCGCTCCGGCAATGACCTGA
- a CDS encoding glycosyltransferase family 61 protein — MHNFIARAKRKAGRYLREIVPYQLHYRPTGVHPSCRELALRPGSEVAYYEIVPAGSSHLHVPDDFYQQASDFGGLYSKPNRTEKVPAAAVVVLKNGRIYADNPNSVAVLSSDGGLVGDISFQYTNKEWDLLDPARNNIFQQRFFQEPLEVAGTVCSLLSGGGAANGNYYHWLIDSLPRLHLVREAGLLSSIDYFLVYDKSLPFVVQTTQQMGIRPEQLLEVKTHPHVRAGQLVVTAAVRGTRTHTPTWACNFLRDVLLPPPPTDRPFGSYIYISRRDAKFRHVVNEPEMEAMLRPYGFETHVLTPYTQAEKTALFARAKVIVAPVGAGLANIVFSSPGTQLIELFPKNFVVADFLELSARLDIGYQYLVCPSPHASHTRLAANADHLLVDLPALRRQVERAMLEHFSPAPITQASC; from the coding sequence ATGCACAATTTTATAGCCCGGGCAAAACGAAAAGCCGGCCGTTATCTGCGCGAAATAGTGCCCTATCAGCTGCACTACCGGCCCACAGGCGTGCACCCCAGCTGCCGGGAGCTGGCCCTGCGGCCGGGCAGTGAAGTGGCCTATTATGAGATTGTGCCCGCCGGCAGTTCCCACCTGCACGTGCCCGATGACTTTTACCAGCAGGCGTCTGATTTTGGAGGCCTCTACAGCAAGCCCAACCGCACGGAAAAGGTACCAGCCGCCGCCGTGGTAGTCCTGAAAAACGGCCGCATCTACGCTGATAATCCCAATAGCGTGGCGGTGCTTTCTTCCGATGGCGGCCTGGTGGGTGACATATCCTTTCAGTACACCAACAAGGAATGGGACCTGCTGGACCCCGCCCGCAACAACATATTTCAGCAACGCTTTTTTCAGGAGCCGCTGGAAGTCGCCGGCACGGTGTGCAGCTTGCTTTCCGGCGGGGGCGCGGCCAATGGCAACTATTATCACTGGCTCATTGACTCCCTGCCCCGCCTGCACCTGGTGCGCGAGGCCGGCCTGCTGAGCAGCATCGACTACTTTCTGGTGTATGATAAGTCCTTGCCGTTTGTGGTCCAAACCACGCAGCAAATGGGCATCAGGCCCGAGCAGCTGCTGGAGGTGAAAACACACCCGCACGTGCGGGCCGGACAGCTGGTGGTTACCGCCGCCGTGCGGGGCACCCGCACGCATACGCCCACCTGGGCCTGCAACTTCCTGCGGGATGTGCTCCTGCCCCCTCCGCCCACCGACCGTCCCTTCGGCTCTTACATCTACATCAGCCGCCGCGACGCTAAGTTTCGCCACGTAGTAAATGAGCCCGAGATGGAGGCTATGCTGCGGCCCTATGGCTTCGAAACCCACGTGCTTACGCCCTACACGCAGGCGGAGAAAACAGCCCTTTTCGCGCGGGCTAAAGTGATTGTGGCGCCCGTAGGTGCGGGCCTGGCCAATATCGTCTTCAGCTCGCCCGGAACGCAGCTGATTGAGCTGTTTCCAAAGAATTTTGTGGTGGCCGATTTTCTGGAGCTTAGCGCCCGTCTCGACATCGGCTACCAGTACCTGGTCTGCCCCTCGCCCCACGCCAGCCACACCCGATTAGCCGCCAACGCCGACCACCTGCTGGTAGACCTGCCCGCGCTGCGCCGCCAGGTAGAGCGCGCTATGCTGGAACACTTTTCCCCGGCCCCCATCACCCAGGCCAGCTGCTAG
- a CDS encoding exopolysaccharide biosynthesis polyprenyl glycosylphosphotransferase, with protein MERYRHYSDGSRIIFPIIDVLVIFVAFRSTSWFLYSSWSFEGYSPLLFVIFGMLWWILSGQYANIYRVDKLITYREKLLYLLRTFLLHAVVVLLGALLLQIYWVPLRYLFTVYAFSVIGVVSMRFLLTFLYRTYHQVISRPHSRYVIVGAGDSGQELYRFLFSHDPIGDEFMGFFADEPVAPGLRPLVRGPLQELKDYCLRAQIDTLYFTLPMDQRHLIEELSHFADEHFLTFRIIPDFCGTVHKEVNVYFYDHLPILTIRSQPLGIRYNQTMKRLFDIGFSLFVIVGIFPLLLPVLALLIKLDSPGPVFFKQMRPGKRNQLFPCYKLRTMRADHPNPELQATHQDPRVTRVGRYLRKYNLDELPQFFNVLLGHMSVVGPRPNMISQLEEYSKYITTYHMRHAVTPGITGFAQVNGYRGETRAPQAMEKRVEYDLQYMENWSFGLDMKIIGRTVWNMVKGEKNAY; from the coding sequence ATGGAACGTTACAGACATTATTCAGACGGCTCGCGCATTATTTTTCCCATCATAGATGTGCTGGTCATTTTTGTGGCCTTCCGTAGCACGAGCTGGTTTTTATACAGCAGCTGGAGCTTTGAGGGGTATTCCCCGTTGCTGTTCGTCATTTTTGGCATGCTCTGGTGGATTCTCTCGGGCCAGTACGCCAACATCTACCGCGTAGACAAGCTCATTACCTACCGGGAGAAGCTGCTGTACCTGCTGCGCACCTTTCTGCTGCATGCCGTGGTGGTACTGTTGGGCGCTTTGCTGCTGCAGATTTACTGGGTGCCGCTGCGGTACCTGTTCACGGTGTATGCCTTCTCCGTGATAGGGGTGGTGAGCATGCGCTTTCTGCTCACCTTTCTGTACCGCACCTATCATCAGGTAATATCCCGGCCGCACAGCCGCTACGTTATTGTAGGCGCCGGCGACTCGGGCCAGGAGCTGTACCGGTTTCTGTTTTCCCACGACCCTATTGGCGACGAGTTTATGGGCTTTTTTGCCGATGAGCCCGTGGCCCCCGGCCTGCGGCCCCTGGTGCGCGGCCCTCTGCAGGAGCTGAAAGACTACTGCCTGCGCGCCCAGATAGACACGCTCTATTTCACGCTGCCCATGGACCAGCGCCACCTCATTGAGGAGCTTTCCCACTTTGCCGATGAGCATTTCCTCACCTTCCGCATCATTCCTGATTTCTGCGGCACCGTGCACAAAGAGGTGAATGTGTATTTCTACGACCATCTACCCATTCTCACCATCCGCAGCCAGCCCCTGGGCATACGCTACAACCAAACTATGAAGCGCCTCTTCGATATAGGCTTTTCCCTGTTTGTAATTGTGGGCATCTTCCCGCTGCTGCTGCCGGTGCTGGCGCTGCTGATTAAACTGGATTCGCCGGGGCCCGTTTTCTTTAAGCAGATGCGCCCAGGCAAGCGCAACCAGTTGTTTCCCTGCTACAAGCTGCGCACCATGCGCGCCGACCACCCCAACCCCGAGCTGCAGGCCACTCACCAGGACCCCCGCGTTACCCGCGTGGGCCGCTACCTGCGCAAGTATAACCTGGACGAGCTGCCCCAGTTCTTCAACGTGTTGCTGGGCCATATGTCGGTGGTAGGGCCCCGGCCCAACATGATCAGCCAGCTGGAGGAGTACTCTAAGTACATTACCACCTACCACATGCGCCATGCCGTAACGCCGGGCATTACCGGGTTTGCGCAGGTAAACGGCTACCGCGGCGAAACCCGCGCCCCGCAGGCCATGGAAAAGCGCGTGGAGTACGACCTGCAATACATGGAAAACTGGTCGTTTGGCCTGGATATGAAAATCATTGGCCGCACCGTCTGGAACATGGTGAAAGGCGAGAAAAATGCTTACTAA
- a CDS encoding WecB/TagA/CpsF family glycosyltransferase: MLPKQLVLDTWISTGTTEQFVDSILDLAARRASAYVCFANVHMVVEAHRHRHFRQIVNQAALVAPDGSPVAASVRWFGGSPQPRVAGMDLLPQLLAAAAAQDKSVFFYGTTPAVLAAIVTRAARELPTLRIAGTLAPPFRPLTPAEDEADVAAMNASGADLVFVALGCPRQERWMAEHQGRISACMLGVGQAFMVYAGLERRLPPWARRLWLEWAYRLWLEPRRLWRRYLTTNTRFVYLVAARLLAQLAGRPPLAAE; this comes from the coding sequence ATGCTGCCCAAACAGCTGGTGCTGGACACCTGGATTTCGACGGGAACTACCGAGCAGTTTGTGGACAGCATTCTGGACCTGGCCGCCCGGCGTGCCTCCGCGTACGTGTGCTTTGCCAATGTGCACATGGTAGTAGAGGCGCACCGCCACCGCCATTTCCGCCAGATAGTAAACCAGGCTGCCCTGGTAGCCCCCGATGGTAGCCCCGTGGCGGCCAGCGTGCGTTGGTTTGGCGGTAGCCCGCAGCCCCGTGTAGCCGGCATGGATTTGCTGCCGCAGCTGCTGGCCGCCGCCGCCGCGCAGGATAAGTCTGTGTTTTTCTATGGTACTACGCCCGCCGTGCTGGCGGCTATAGTGACCCGGGCCGCGCGCGAGCTGCCCACCCTGCGCATTGCCGGCACGCTGGCGCCGCCCTTCCGCCCGCTAACCCCCGCCGAGGATGAGGCCGATGTAGCCGCCATGAATGCCAGCGGCGCCGATCTGGTTTTTGTGGCCCTGGGCTGCCCGCGCCAGGAGCGCTGGATGGCCGAACACCAGGGCCGCATCTCTGCCTGTATGCTGGGTGTAGGGCAGGCCTTTATGGTGTATGCCGGCCTGGAGCGGCGCCTGCCCCCGTGGGCCCGCCGCTTGTGGCTGGAATGGGCGTACCGGCTGTGGCTGGAGCCCCGCCGCCTGTGGCGGCGCTACCTCACCACCAATACCCGCTTTGTGTACCTGGTAGCGGCCCGCCTGCTCGCCCAGCTGGCCGGGCGCCCTCCCTTAGCCGCCGAATAG
- the rfbC gene encoding dTDP-4-dehydrorhamnose 3,5-epimerase — protein MIFTETELPGAYIIDVERMSDERGFFARSWCEDEFREHGILYPPLQANVSSNPQKGTLRGMHYQLPPHEETKLVRCTRGAVYDVIVDLREESPTYGQWLGVELTADSFRMLLVPERFAHGFLTLVDNSDVFYQVSAKYAPGAERGLRWNDPAIAIKWPFPPKLVSAKDSSHPDFQLLISQ, from the coding sequence ATGATTTTTACTGAGACTGAATTGCCTGGGGCTTACATCATTGATGTGGAGCGAATGAGTGATGAGCGGGGGTTTTTTGCCCGGTCGTGGTGCGAGGATGAATTTCGGGAGCACGGCATTTTATATCCTCCGCTACAGGCCAATGTGAGTTCCAACCCCCAAAAGGGGACGCTGCGCGGTATGCACTACCAGCTGCCCCCGCATGAGGAAACCAAGCTGGTGCGCTGCACCCGCGGCGCCGTTTATGATGTCATCGTGGATCTGCGGGAAGAGTCGCCCACCTACGGGCAGTGGCTGGGCGTAGAGCTCACCGCCGACAGCTTCCGCATGCTGCTGGTGCCCGAGCGGTTTGCGCACGGCTTCCTCACGCTGGTGGATAATTCCGATGTATTCTACCAGGTATCAGCCAAATATGCCCCCGGGGCCGAGCGGGGCCTGCGCTGGAACGACCCCGCCATTGCCATTAAGTGGCCTTTCCCACCCAAGCTTGTTTCCGCCAAGGATAGCAGTCATCCTGATTTTCAGCTTCTGATATCACAGTAG